From a region of the Rhinatrema bivittatum chromosome 15, aRhiBiv1.1, whole genome shotgun sequence genome:
- the LOC115076980 gene encoding uncharacterized protein LOC115076980, whose product MPAPGSVQLHRRRSAEGGGGGPGKPPPSHPAAARSSPELSVPCSRFVLRLSPGSGRSYRRSALLPPIQAAPLHRRIHAGGLPSAHVAAGGHPWPSIRMHPLRSWGGPGERPQPPAARGSRAGIGAGNAEPQQGATCGAELDPRLREAAVELEPDLQERCGPEGGTAEQDLQERCVTELEPDLQERGTAELDLRERGTAELDLQERCVTELEPDLQERGTAELDLQERGTAELDLQERCVTELEPDLQERGTAEPDLQERCVTELEPDLQERGTAELDLRERCVTELEPDLQERGTAELDLRERCVTELELDLRERCVTELEPDLQERGAAEPAYYSRRRIAEWVLQVNAVLFSPSRPQDPASPHLREQGTSIKIVYQGD is encoded by the coding sequence ATGCCGGCGCCCGGCTCGGTGCAGCTGCACAGGAGGAGATCGGCCGAGGGGGGCGGCGGCGGCCCGGGCAAGCCTCCGCCCTCCCACCCCGCTGCCGCCCGGTCCAGCCCGGAGCTGAGCGTCCCCTGCAGCCGCTTCGTGCTGAGGCTGAGCCCGGGCAGCGGCCGCAGTTACCGCCGGAGCGCCCTCCTGCCTCCGATCCAGGCCGCCCCCCTCCATCGCAGGATCCATGCAGGGGGGCTTCCCTCCGCGCACGTGGCCGCCGGGGGCCACCCCTGGCCCTCTATCCGCATGCACCCCCTAAGGAGCTGGGGGGGTCCGGGAGAGCGTCCGCAGCCCCCCGCCGCCCGCGGATCCCGGGCAGGGATTGGAGCGGGGAACGCGGAGCCGCAGCAGGGGGCAACCTGCGGGGCGGAGCTAGATCCGCGCCTGCGGGAGGCGGCGGTGGAGCTGGAGCCGGATCTGCAGGAGCGCTGCGGGCCGGAGGGGGGCACCGCGGAGCAGGATCTTCAGGAGCGCTGCGTGACGGAGCTGGAGCCGGATCTTCAGGAGCGGGGCACCGCGGAGCTGGATCTTCGGGAGCGGGGCACCGCGGAGCTGGATCTTCAGGAGCGCTGCGTGACGGAGCTGGAGCCGGATCTTCAGGAGCGGGGCACCGCGGAGCTGGATCTTCAGGAGCGGGGCACCGCGGAGCTGGATCTTCAGGAGCGCTGCGTGACGGAGCTGGAGCCGGATCTTCAGGAGCGGGGCACCGCGGAGCCGGATCTTCAGGAGCGGTGCGTGACGGAGCTGGAGCCGGATCTTCAGGAGCGGGGCACCGCGGAGCTGGATCTTCGGGAGCGGTGCGTGACGGAGCTGGAGCCGGATCTTCAGGAGCGGGGCACCGCGGAGCTGGATCTTCGGGAGCGGTGCGTGACGGAGCTGGAGCTGGATCTTCGGGAGCGGTGCGTGACGGAGCTGGAGCCGGATCTGCAGGAGCGCGGCGCCGCGGAGCCGGCCTATTACTCCCGGCGCAGGATCGCAGAGTGGGTGCTGCAGGTGAATGCCGTCCTGTTCTCTCCCTCCCGGCCGCAGGACCCAGCGTCCCCCCACCTCCGGGAGCAGGGCACCTCCATAAAGATCGTTTACCAAGGCGActga